One segment of Fibrobacter sp. UWB10 DNA contains the following:
- a CDS encoding glycosyl hydrolase family 8, with the protein MKSYSKLAMASIALLLGSSAAFAADKTYAGTFFDENGAYYGPDCEKDGSQLNGSYYTGDYTSPFKTYLGKTDAEIQEKMDEMWNHYFKGDNNSKVFYDNGNEGYIKDINNNDVRSEGMSYGMMIAVQTGHKEEFDKLWNWAKNHMWHKGGDWDGYFAWQRGDNGMGGDDNCAPDGEMYFMMSLLFAANRWDNDQYRKDALYIMDKMWNNPSHKLFNQGNYIIVFQPLGNGNDFSDPSYDLPAYLELFSRWAEKDTDKWKKAVSAAREHLYKSSNTSSGLFADYSSFNGQPQSYSYNSNSTKYMYDAMRCAMNFGMDYYLFGADSTREIEMATRIINFFEKDGYQHARFNWDGSNPQEQYTQGEAGANAVAAIALRSTSGSEDKIKKNLQNAWDTKLMTGQYRYYDGLVHYLAMLHLSGNFKIWKPKPTVESEEKTINETEINGVTYNAGDKIDYFEGCKLYKATIAAKTTPDTSVTTPDTSTIAIGANVALNNNVRVWSTNGAIYIENAPANSKYTVTDINGRVLSAARTSSSTQEIRLANRGVMFVIVGNKTYKIRK; encoded by the coding sequence ATGAAAAGCTATTCCAAGCTTGCTATGGCTTCTATAGCCTTGTTGTTGGGCTCTTCGGCTGCTTTCGCTGCCGACAAAACCTACGCTGGAACATTCTTTGATGAAAACGGAGCCTACTACGGCCCGGATTGCGAAAAGGACGGATCCCAGCTGAATGGTTCTTATTACACCGGTGATTACACCAGCCCCTTCAAGACCTACCTGGGTAAGACTGACGCAGAAATCCAGGAAAAAATGGATGAAATGTGGAACCATTACTTCAAGGGCGATAACAATTCCAAGGTGTTCTACGATAACGGTAACGAAGGCTACATCAAGGACATCAACAATAACGACGTTCGCTCCGAAGGTATGTCTTACGGTATGATGATTGCCGTGCAGACTGGCCACAAAGAAGAATTTGACAAACTCTGGAACTGGGCCAAGAACCACATGTGGCATAAGGGCGGTGACTGGGACGGTTACTTTGCTTGGCAGCGTGGCGACAACGGCATGGGCGGTGACGACAACTGCGCACCCGATGGCGAAATGTACTTTATGATGTCCCTCTTGTTCGCAGCAAACCGCTGGGACAACGATCAGTACAGAAAGGATGCTCTGTACATCATGGACAAGATGTGGAACAACCCGAGCCACAAGCTTTTTAACCAGGGCAACTACATTATCGTGTTCCAGCCGCTTGGCAACGGAAACGATTTCTCTGACCCGTCTTATGACTTGCCCGCTTACTTGGAACTCTTCTCCCGCTGGGCAGAAAAGGATACCGACAAGTGGAAAAAGGCTGTGTCCGCTGCTCGTGAACACCTTTACAAGTCTTCTAACACGAGCTCCGGTTTGTTCGCAGACTACAGCTCCTTCAATGGTCAGCCGCAGTCCTATTCTTATAACTCGAATTCGACCAAGTACATGTACGACGCCATGCGTTGCGCTATGAACTTCGGTATGGACTACTACCTGTTCGGTGCTGACTCCACCAGAGAAATTGAAATGGCTACAAGAATCATCAATTTCTTTGAAAAGGACGGCTACCAGCACGCTCGCTTTAACTGGGATGGTTCCAATCCGCAGGAACAGTACACGCAGGGTGAAGCCGGTGCAAACGCTGTTGCCGCTATCGCTTTGAGAAGCACCTCGGGCTCCGAAGATAAGATCAAGAAGAATCTCCAGAACGCTTGGGACACCAAGCTGATGACCGGTCAGTACCGCTACTACGATGGCTTGGTACATTACCTCGCCATGCTCCACTTGAGCGGCAATTTCAAGATTTGGAAGCCGAAGCCGACTGTTGAATCTGAAGAAAAGACCATTAACGAAACTGAAATCAATGGCGTGACCTATAACGCTGGCGACAAGATCGACTACTTTGAGGGCTGCAAGCTTTACAAGGCTACCATTGCTGCAAAGACCACTCCGGATACCTCCGTTACTACTCCGGATACTTCTACCATCGCAATTGGTGCAAATGTCGCCCTGAACAACAATGTTCGCGTGTGGTCGACGAATGGTGCAATCTATATCGAAAATGCACCGGCTAACTCCAAGTATACTGTTACAGACATCAACGGCCGCGTTCTGAGCGCAGCAAGAACCAGTTCTTCCACCCAGGAAATCCGCTTGGCTAACAGGGGCGTGATGTTTGTAATCGTTGGCAACAAAACCTATAAGATTAGAAAGTAA
- the folD gene encoding bifunctional methylenetetrahydrofolate dehydrogenase/methenyltetrahydrofolate cyclohydrolase FolD, translated as MAALILDGKALAKTTEEELSARVAKLKEKTGKTPILATILVGDDPASATYVKMKGNACARVGMESIRVVLPKNTTTEELLNKIQELNENRDVHGILLQHPVPRHIDERAAFEAIDARKDVDGVTCLGFGRMAMGEPAYGCATPAGIMRLLKAYNIPLAGKHAVVVGRSAILGKPMAMMLLNADCTVTICHSKTENLPEYVKQADILVGAVGKPEFIKKEWIKQGAVVVDAGYHPGGVGDIEKGLDDVASAYTPVPGGVGPMTINTLIYQSVESGEKYLG; from the coding sequence ATGGCAGCACTCATCTTAGACGGCAAGGCACTCGCCAAGACCACAGAAGAAGAACTCAGCGCCCGCGTGGCAAAGCTCAAGGAAAAGACGGGAAAGACCCCGATCCTTGCAACGATTCTTGTGGGCGATGACCCGGCCAGCGCCACTTACGTGAAGATGAAGGGCAACGCCTGCGCCCGCGTGGGCATGGAAAGCATTCGCGTGGTGCTTCCGAAGAACACCACCACCGAAGAACTCCTCAACAAGATTCAGGAATTGAATGAAAACCGCGACGTGCACGGTATTCTGTTGCAGCACCCGGTTCCGCGCCACATTGACGAACGCGCCGCATTCGAAGCCATCGACGCCCGTAAAGACGTAGACGGCGTAACCTGCCTCGGCTTTGGCCGCATGGCTATGGGCGAACCCGCTTACGGTTGCGCAACGCCTGCTGGCATTATGCGTCTGCTGAAGGCTTACAACATTCCTCTCGCCGGCAAGCACGCCGTTGTGGTTGGCCGTAGCGCCATCCTCGGCAAGCCCATGGCCATGATGCTTTTGAACGCGGACTGCACGGTGACGATTTGCCACAGCAAGACTGAAAATCTCCCCGAATACGTGAAGCAAGCGGACATCCTGGTGGGTGCCGTCGGCAAGCCGGAATTTATCAAGAAGGAATGGATCAAGCAGGGCGCAGTCGTGGTCGATGCCGGTTACCATCCGGGTGGCGTCGGCGATATCGAAAAGGGCCTTGACGACGTGGCATCCGCTTACACTCCGGTTCCGGGCGGTGTGGGCCCCATGACCATCAACACGCTCATTTACCAGAGCGTGGAATCCGGCGAAAAATACTTGGGATAA
- a CDS encoding FKBP-type peptidyl-prolyl cis-trans isomerase: protein MKFKPNFYAVLPILGIFVACGGGQKPAVDPEAQADTTAVSKSALPDMNNPTDRYSYALGMDLGKAIANVNVPLNMDVLMGAIKDQVDADRPVQMTDSTAESALQDLLLQMQKKKESDEKAQAQKALDEQKEFLAKNAKDSTIKLTPKGVQYKILKEGTGLVPKVSDKVQVHYIGALLDGTEFDNSVKRGEPLEFPVSAVIEGWQDLLQMMKEGMKVKAWIPSGLAYGEAGVPPMIPANAMLVFEVELLKVYAEVPAVDSTAVPVAPAAAPAAEPAKAEAKPAEKKPEAKPAEAAKPAPKK, encoded by the coding sequence ATGAAATTCAAGCCAAATTTTTATGCTGTTCTGCCTATTTTGGGTATTTTCGTTGCTTGTGGTGGTGGTCAAAAGCCTGCTGTGGATCCTGAAGCCCAGGCTGATACCACGGCCGTATCTAAGTCTGCATTGCCTGACATGAACAACCCGACAGACCGTTACAGCTATGCGCTGGGTATGGATTTGGGCAAGGCTATTGCCAATGTGAACGTGCCGCTGAATATGGATGTGCTCATGGGCGCAATCAAGGACCAGGTGGATGCAGACCGCCCGGTGCAAATGACCGATTCTACCGCTGAATCTGCCTTGCAGGATTTGTTGCTGCAGATGCAGAAGAAGAAGGAATCCGACGAAAAGGCTCAGGCCCAGAAGGCGCTTGATGAACAGAAGGAATTCCTTGCCAAGAACGCGAAGGATTCTACCATCAAGCTGACTCCGAAGGGTGTGCAGTACAAGATTCTTAAGGAAGGTACGGGCCTTGTTCCCAAGGTGAGCGACAAGGTTCAGGTGCACTATATTGGCGCGCTGCTTGACGGCACGGAATTCGACAATAGCGTGAAGCGCGGTGAACCGCTGGAATTCCCGGTGAGTGCCGTGATTGAAGGCTGGCAAGATTTGCTCCAGATGATGAAGGAAGGCATGAAGGTGAAGGCCTGGATTCCCAGTGGCTTGGCCTACGGTGAAGCAGGCGTGCCGCCGATGATTCCGGCGAATGCAATGCTCGTGTTCGAAGTGGAGCTTTTGAAGGTTTATGCTGAAGTGCCTGCTGTTGACAGCACTGCCGTGCCCGTAGCCCCTGCAGCCGCTCCTGCTGCTGAACCGGCCAAGGCCGAAGCTAAGCCGGCAGAGAAAAAGCCGGAAGCCAAGCCTGCCGAAGCTGCAAAGCCCGCTCCCAAGAAGTAA
- a CDS encoding caspase family protein: MKKILEKILFCDFLSGSAIFCLVCLVAILAAATNARAATNSGEIAINRYVFAVSANNGGKERPRLRYAESDARAFANVLSQMGGVPKQNVYRVTEPSVSGLQAQLDELDKKLAAAKGSKNNETREEVLVYYSGHADEKGLRLGEEIYSWKEFRKRVDALHADVKIAVIDACGSGAITRVKGGVAVPAFMVDKSSDMKGYAFITSSTQDESSQESDKLRGSFFTHSLVSGLRGAGDVSGDGKVTLSEAYQFAFNETLQKTEATMGGAQHPSRDMNLAGTGDVVMTDLRSTSAGLELDEDLDGHLFIRDDKGELVAELFKKPGRAMSLGFPAGKYNVRLERPAEFKEASVTLYDNNHARLSQKQFTKVAAEKTALRGEIKNDSRPDSVEYSLDSLDKNGKHRVTFNLVDREREPRKGLQMGVFVAKSDSYMLGSQVSLFANIARKEMHGMQLTTVFNGAREHFEGAQISATMNYAKSFDGIQISPVVNATKEKSSGVQVSATANYAGDSLSGMQISAAGNLARQTKVQATAALNIAGKSDVQASGAINIAGESSLQASGAINIAKKSDVQATAALNIAGESDVQASVLNIAGKVDDAQVGVLNITGKAKGRQVGVVNFCGYCEKSPIGLINIVGNGVWSVTASMNEMGAFGLSFHMGTPYLFTAIEGARLIEKDSDFKEFSDIYESGIGIGTQFGKYGSHFELEYMFLTAQTSKVKYDGDCDEWDVEFTDEGESNFHHRLRLGYTSQIVPFLGLSVGGTLNWATIGYADKLWLQPLAEYHDDFGSKKHRGRWWPGFYAAITVGKF, translated from the coding sequence ATGAAGAAGATTTTGGAAAAGATTTTATTCTGCGATTTTCTGTCGGGCTCGGCTATTTTTTGCCTGGTGTGCCTGGTAGCGATTTTGGCCGCTGCAACTAATGCTCGTGCTGCTACTAATTCCGGTGAAATTGCAATCAATCGTTACGTGTTTGCCGTGAGCGCCAATAACGGCGGTAAGGAACGCCCGCGCTTGCGTTATGCTGAAAGCGATGCCCGCGCCTTTGCGAACGTGCTTTCGCAAATGGGTGGCGTGCCCAAACAGAATGTTTATCGCGTGACTGAACCGAGCGTGTCTGGTTTGCAAGCTCAACTTGATGAACTCGACAAGAAGCTTGCTGCAGCGAAGGGTTCCAAGAATAACGAAACCCGCGAAGAAGTTCTTGTTTACTATAGTGGCCACGCCGACGAAAAGGGACTGCGCCTCGGTGAAGAAATTTACAGTTGGAAGGAATTCCGCAAGCGTGTGGACGCCTTGCATGCCGACGTGAAGATTGCTGTGATTGATGCTTGTGGCTCGGGTGCCATTACCCGCGTGAAGGGCGGTGTCGCAGTGCCTGCGTTCATGGTCGACAAGAGCAGCGATATGAAGGGTTATGCCTTCATTACCAGCAGCACGCAAGATGAATCTAGCCAAGAAAGCGATAAGCTCAGAGGTTCTTTCTTTACGCATTCGCTAGTGAGCGGCCTTCGTGGCGCAGGCGATGTGAGTGGCGATGGCAAGGTGACTCTTTCTGAAGCTTACCAGTTCGCCTTCAATGAAACTTTGCAGAAGACTGAAGCTACGATGGGTGGCGCTCAGCATCCGAGCCGCGATATGAACTTGGCCGGTACGGGTGATGTGGTCATGACCGATTTGCGCAGCACAAGCGCAGGCCTTGAACTCGATGAAGATCTTGACGGTCACTTGTTCATTCGCGATGACAAGGGTGAACTTGTTGCCGAACTTTTCAAGAAGCCGGGCCGCGCAATGAGCCTAGGTTTCCCTGCCGGTAAGTATAACGTTCGCCTGGAACGCCCTGCTGAATTCAAGGAAGCTTCGGTGACCTTGTATGACAACAACCACGCTCGCCTTTCTCAAAAGCAGTTCACCAAGGTGGCTGCCGAAAAGACGGCTCTCCGTGGCGAAATCAAGAACGACTCCCGCCCCGATTCAGTGGAATACTCTCTGGATTCTCTGGATAAAAACGGAAAACACCGTGTGACGTTTAACCTGGTCGACAGAGAAAGGGAACCTCGCAAGGGCTTGCAAATGGGTGTGTTCGTAGCAAAGAGCGATAGCTATATGCTTGGTTCTCAGGTGAGCTTGTTTGCCAATATTGCTCGCAAAGAAATGCACGGTATGCAGCTGACGACAGTTTTCAACGGCGCTCGTGAACACTTTGAAGGTGCACAGATTTCGGCTACGATGAACTATGCCAAATCTTTTGACGGCATCCAGATCTCTCCTGTTGTAAATGCAACCAAGGAAAAGTCTTCGGGTGTGCAGGTTTCGGCAACGGCTAACTATGCAGGCGATTCCTTGTCCGGTATGCAGATTTCTGCTGCAGGCAACTTGGCTCGTCAAACAAAGGTGCAGGCAACTGCTGCGCTGAACATTGCCGGCAAATCCGATGTGCAGGCTAGCGGCGCGATAAACATTGCTGGCGAATCTAGTCTGCAGGCATCGGGTGCCATTAATATTGCGAAAAAGTCCGACGTTCAGGCAACTGCCGCGTTGAACATTGCCGGAGAATCTGATGTGCAGGCCTCTGTCTTGAATATCGCTGGCAAGGTTGATGACGCTCAGGTGGGTGTTCTGAACATTACCGGAAAAGCGAAGGGACGTCAGGTTGGTGTGGTGAACTTTTGCGGTTACTGCGAAAAATCTCCGATCGGTTTGATCAACATTGTCGGTAATGGCGTGTGGAGCGTGACCGCTTCTATGAATGAAATGGGCGCATTCGGTCTTTCGTTCCACATGGGTACACCTTACCTGTTCACGGCAATCGAAGGTGCACGCTTGATTGAAAAAGATTCGGACTTCAAGGAATTTAGCGATATATATGAATCGGGTATAGGTATTGGAACCCAGTTCGGTAAATACGGAAGCCACTTTGAATTGGAATACATGTTCTTGACGGCACAAACTTCGAAAGTGAAGTACGATGGGGACTGTGATGAATGGGATGTTGAATTCACAGATGAGGGTGAATCAAACTTCCACCATCGTCTGCGCTTGGGCTACACGAGCCAGATTGTTCCCTTCCTTGGCCTTTCGGTTGGCGGGACTCTCAACTGGGCAACCATCGGCTATGCTGACAAACTGTGGCTGCAGCCGCTGGCTGAATACCACGACGATTTCGGCAGTAAAAAGCACAGGGGTCGTTGGTGGCCTGGATTCTATGCCGCCATTACCGTCGGAAAATTCTAA
- a CDS encoding TonB-dependent receptor plug domain-containing protein, with the protein MKRYIQIFALLLAMLCVAAVAQEPVPDSLAPQGITFNGIVQDSSFAAGEKLNVEILESGEALQTTVGTPFSIVLPEDTLWNVCVTNSDTAGAEKEKCYELKYIGAERSFSQTLGEAFAEPDSTVEGASLPLASAADTASATPSSEADAPQRPDTLAQDSAKQDIDVDALLASGDNAKVTELKKVVVQLRRRPKRKPGESVVSAKSIKRMPSLAEADVIKSIQALPGVVASSDFSSKIYVRGGAADQNLFLFDNAVVYSPVHFFGLFSTFLVEGIDDVQFYKSGFPAQYGNRLSSVLKMDGRAGGQDTVEEWFSKWSAKISTFAAQLHTEGHKGPARWVVAGRTTYIGYMLDLMNMLGVLDLDLDYEFTDLQGTFMYNFTDDTRMKLSFYVGKDRLSFDPLYMDWGNIAVPLGFYHRFNGDWDYNATFAFSEFYQTMKISDLMSIEMFLYTFAGKQWVNYRGIPNHTLTAGYELEYDYERYQEQMSTISVADIQKPFHHVAYLQDAWKISPDYLLQYGLRFNYQTAAEHFGVEPRASLTINIDDEKTLEFYGGYYLQYLNSIVYTDQETLNEFYYPATTTTKGKHIDPASSWLFAAEYSQRGIFDDYDATVGVYYKTQSNLNTFVAVLDSNEETTSDDFVVADGFGTAEGYSFGYELSLRKDKGWWFGGINWSQSISVMKTDDGTKPYYPSWHQPYALKMDLGINWSGGDDARRKHKVPGRFFRSSVIMKYSAGMPISEYKGYYVSQEMGRQQYSDQTIVLPGSRNGARQSDYFRIDVKPIDIGREGKWNFSWTIINLTDHENMFYTFYDTSKNPPEKTEITQFPFLPVMLNFEYYF; encoded by the coding sequence TTGAAACGTTATATTCAAATTTTTGCTTTGTTGCTGGCTATGCTGTGTGTAGCCGCTGTGGCACAAGAACCTGTGCCCGATTCGCTTGCACCCCAGGGGATCACCTTTAACGGAATCGTTCAGGATTCTTCTTTTGCCGCGGGTGAAAAACTCAATGTCGAAATTTTGGAATCGGGCGAAGCTTTGCAGACGACCGTGGGCACGCCTTTTAGCATCGTGCTTCCCGAAGACACCCTCTGGAACGTGTGCGTCACCAATTCCGACACCGCGGGCGCCGAAAAAGAAAAATGCTACGAACTCAAGTACATTGGTGCCGAACGCAGTTTCTCGCAGACTCTCGGCGAAGCTTTCGCTGAACCCGATTCTACAGTGGAAGGGGCAAGCCTTCCCCTCGCTTCTGCCGCTGACACGGCATCCGCTACCCCTTCTAGCGAGGCTGACGCCCCGCAACGCCCCGATACGCTGGCGCAAGATTCTGCAAAGCAAGACATCGATGTCGATGCGCTCCTCGCTAGCGGCGACAACGCCAAGGTTACCGAACTCAAGAAAGTCGTGGTGCAACTGCGCCGTCGCCCCAAGCGCAAACCCGGCGAATCTGTGGTGTCTGCAAAATCTATCAAGCGCATGCCGAGTCTTGCCGAAGCCGACGTAATCAAGAGCATCCAGGCGCTTCCGGGTGTGGTGGCAAGTTCCGATTTTAGCTCCAAGATTTACGTGCGCGGTGGCGCCGCCGACCAGAACCTGTTCTTGTTCGACAACGCCGTCGTTTATTCGCCGGTGCATTTCTTCGGGCTTTTCAGTACGTTCTTGGTCGAAGGCATTGACGATGTGCAGTTCTACAAGAGTGGATTCCCGGCGCAGTATGGTAACCGCTTGAGTTCCGTGCTCAAGATGGATGGCCGCGCCGGTGGCCAAGATACGGTTGAAGAATGGTTCAGTAAGTGGAGTGCAAAAATCAGTACCTTTGCCGCGCAGTTGCATACCGAAGGCCACAAGGGCCCCGCTCGCTGGGTGGTGGCAGGCCGTACGACCTACATTGGCTACATGCTCGACTTGATGAACATGCTCGGTGTTCTTGACCTGGATTTGGATTACGAATTTACCGACTTGCAGGGAACCTTCATGTACAACTTTACCGATGACACTCGCATGAAGTTGAGTTTCTATGTCGGTAAAGACCGCTTAAGTTTTGACCCGCTTTATATGGACTGGGGAAACATTGCCGTTCCGCTTGGATTCTACCACCGCTTTAATGGCGACTGGGATTATAACGCAACGTTTGCTTTCAGCGAATTCTACCAGACTATGAAAATTAGCGACCTCATGTCTATCGAGATGTTCCTTTACACCTTCGCGGGCAAGCAGTGGGTCAATTATCGTGGCATTCCGAATCATACGTTGACTGCCGGATACGAACTGGAATACGACTATGAACGTTATCAAGAACAGATGTCTACCATTAGCGTGGCCGACATTCAGAAACCGTTCCACCATGTGGCTTATCTGCAAGATGCCTGGAAGATTTCTCCCGATTACCTGTTGCAATACGGCCTTCGCTTTAATTACCAGACCGCGGCGGAACATTTTGGCGTAGAACCGCGTGCCTCTTTGACAATCAATATTGATGACGAAAAAACATTGGAATTCTACGGTGGCTATTACCTGCAATACTTGAATTCGATTGTCTACACGGACCAGGAAACTCTGAATGAATTCTATTATCCGGCAACGACAACTACCAAGGGCAAGCATATTGATCCCGCTTCTTCTTGGCTGTTCGCAGCGGAATATAGCCAGCGTGGAATCTTTGACGATTACGATGCGACTGTCGGCGTTTACTACAAGACGCAAAGCAACTTGAACACGTTTGTTGCCGTGCTTGACAGTAACGAAGAAACGACCTCGGACGACTTTGTGGTGGCCGACGGATTCGGAACGGCGGAAGGTTATTCCTTCGGTTATGAACTTTCGCTCCGTAAAGATAAAGGCTGGTGGTTTGGCGGTATTAACTGGAGCCAAAGCATTAGCGTCATGAAAACGGACGATGGTACCAAGCCGTATTATCCGAGTTGGCATCAGCCTTACGCTCTCAAGATGGATTTGGGCATTAACTGGTCTGGCGGAGACGACGCTCGCCGCAAGCATAAAGTGCCGGGACGATTCTTCCGTTCTTCTGTGATTATGAAGTATTCTGCGGGTATGCCAATTAGCGAATATAAGGGATATTATGTGTCGCAGGAAATGGGTCGCCAGCAGTATTCCGACCAAACGATTGTGCTGCCGGGTAGCCGCAATGGTGCTCGCCAATCCGATTACTTCCGTATCGATGTGAAGCCGATTGATATTGGTCGCGAAGGCAAGTGGAACTTTAGTTGGACGATCATCAACTTGACCGATCACGAAAACATGTTCTATACATTCTACGATACGAGCAAGAATCCTCCTGAAAAAACGGAGATTACGCAGTTCCCGTTCCTGCCTGTTATGCTCAATTTCGAATATTATTTCTAG
- a CDS encoding sigma-70 family RNA polymerase sigma factor — MAFSKLYEAFAPMVYRRCVFLLKDDAEAKDMVQNVFLRVYERVDSLDLSQPSSLLWNTATRLCLNRIRDKKRRGLDCDSSELLLTIACAEEDDSHEASGILAKIFSKEQESTRTIATLHYVDGMTLEETAETVGLSVSGVRKRLRTLQAKIKNLEVER; from the coding sequence ATGGCATTTTCGAAACTGTACGAGGCGTTCGCCCCGATGGTGTACAGGCGTTGTGTCTTTTTGCTCAAGGACGATGCCGAAGCCAAGGACATGGTTCAGAACGTGTTCTTGCGCGTGTATGAACGCGTGGATTCCCTGGATTTGTCACAGCCGTCGAGCTTGCTGTGGAATACGGCGACCAGGCTCTGCCTGAACCGCATTCGCGACAAGAAACGCCGCGGATTGGACTGCGATTCGAGCGAACTTTTGCTCACCATCGCCTGCGCCGAAGAAGATGACAGCCACGAAGCCAGCGGAATTTTGGCAAAGATTTTCTCGAAGGAGCAGGAATCGACCCGAACGATTGCGACGCTGCATTATGTAGACGGCATGACTTTGGAAGAAACTGCTGAAACCGTTGGACTTTCGGTGAGCGGAGTGCGCAAGCGTTTACGTACCCTGCAGGCCAAAATCAAGAATCTGGAGGTTGAAAGATGA
- a CDS encoding SIR2 family protein → MDIASSTYRRIFVLGSGFSKSFCPQMPTLRDLNELIPFGISDEFPHLRDYCRRFLELCNNQAEYLNIETLSTSILSAQIFPGVRESLYHSSLRFELLRFIAGAIRHDHAVDSESATILRKFLAGCVNCPSEGVRDTLLLSFNYDTLIENIIADDPKMGATVAVDYGVRIDPADRSAVRAPRTHSVDLIKLHGSLNWYPVKGASDPLDLKNVCQVEPCDRSFPIYREDTPIYIPMAHAKESFLRGSLFNLLWSKADYYLKNAQEIFFLGYGFPKSDMNNLEFLLRHRDRFKKVVVFEREGHPDLERLRALLGDTLVQSMDAKEFLTKF, encoded by the coding sequence ATGGATATCGCATCGAGTACATACCGGCGGATTTTTGTACTGGGCTCCGGGTTTAGCAAGTCGTTTTGCCCGCAAATGCCCACGCTCCGCGACCTGAACGAACTGATTCCTTTCGGAATTTCAGACGAGTTCCCGCACCTGCGCGACTACTGCAGGCGTTTTCTGGAACTTTGCAATAATCAGGCGGAATACCTGAATATCGAAACGCTTTCGACGTCTATTTTGTCGGCGCAGATTTTCCCGGGTGTGCGAGAAAGCCTTTATCATTCGAGCTTGCGTTTTGAACTGCTGCGCTTTATTGCGGGCGCGATTCGCCACGACCATGCGGTAGATTCTGAATCGGCGACTATTCTCCGCAAGTTCTTGGCGGGCTGCGTAAATTGCCCGAGCGAGGGCGTGCGCGATACCTTGCTGCTCAGCTTTAATTACGACACGCTGATTGAAAATATCATTGCCGACGACCCCAAAATGGGCGCGACTGTGGCGGTGGATTACGGTGTGCGTATTGACCCTGCCGACCGCAGTGCAGTTCGTGCGCCGCGGACGCATTCAGTGGACTTAATCAAGTTGCACGGCTCCTTGAACTGGTACCCTGTCAAGGGGGCCTCTGACCCGCTCGATTTAAAGAATGTGTGCCAGGTGGAACCTTGCGACCGCAGTTTCCCGATTTACCGCGAAGACACTCCGATTTATATTCCGATGGCACATGCCAAGGAATCGTTCTTGCGCGGGAGCTTGTTTAATTTGTTGTGGAGCAAGGCCGATTACTACCTCAAGAATGCTCAGGAAATTTTCTTCTTGGGTTATGGATTCCCGAAGTCCGACATGAACAATCTGGAATTCTTGCTGAGGCATCGTGACCGCTTTAAGAAAGTGGTGGTGTTCGAACGCGAAGGCCACCCCGATTTGGAACGCTTGCGTGCGCTGTTGGGCGATACCTTGGTGCAGTCCATGGATGCCAAGGAATTCTTGACCAAGTTCTAG